The Culex pipiens pallens isolate TS chromosome 2, TS_CPP_V2, whole genome shotgun sequence DNA window atatatattttcaactgaTCAACATCTAAATCTGGTTTTGTTTGCTCAAAACATCTCTGAGTtaagataatttgaaaatatcagaTCAAAGACAGTGACCAAAAGAGTATCTCTCTTTTTTCGGTTTCTTGCGTTATCTCCGCTTTGCTCTCGTTTGCTCGAGAGAGCGAGAGTACCAACTAAAGCAAATTGAACAGGCAGATTAACCGTGACCGTGAATTTCCCCTCGCCGTGAAAGGTCACCATCGCCACGCATAACCGTGTGTACTCGCGCAATTTACACACTACTGGCTGCAAAGAGATTCTTTATTTGCCACTTTATCAAttctgcgacgacgacgaacaCCGACTCGTCTCTGCTGCCTGATTTGCAGCGTTCGTTGTATTAGTTCGCTCGTTCGATAGTTTTCATGTTGTGCTGATTTATCACTTTCCGATGCGATACTATTTCGCTTTGGTTTGCACTttagagagggagagagagagagaggcgcGCACTAAATGCACGTAATAGTTGGATTGTTGTTTTCCAACTGGTGCACACATTGAATGAGAGAAATAGAGTTGGACATGGGCCggcttttttttcagaatgcgATGACATTGGAAATAAACCAGATAAGAGCTTCCCCTTCCCCGTCCCACACTACTAGAcggttgagtgtgtagtggACGGGATTAGTGATGGCGATTCCTGGAATCGAACACTAACGGGAAGTTTGTGGGTGGTTGAAGGGTCGAATGGAAGGAGGCTAACCAACCAAAGTGACGCGTTGACTTGCAGCGGGACTGACGTGGTTCAGTGAGGACTACCAACACACTTTCTCTGGATCAATATTCCGCTTCGAGCAGAAGCTTCAAGAGCATGGGTTGAATAACTAATTTCAGGTATCTGGATGGCAACTTGATGGTCTTGTTGTTTGCGATTCGGGTTATTTCCATTAATTAAACCCAAATATAACTcagaaaattttgttaaaaaagcaTGTTTTCCCTCATTCCTTAATTCTTTTTCCTGAGAAATCACTGactaaaaatatctaaaaatatttatattagaTGTAAAACCCTGAGTAATCAACtgtaaactattcagaatacATTTATAGTTCTGATTCGATAAACCGATGGaataatttcacttcggataatagaaccatgattttttttttcgttgtcttaaaCAAGAGTAGTTTAGCTCTAAACTAatttcaaatccaagatggcggccaaaatagcgTTGTTTAGATATTgataaaatgcatttggtaatgtAATAGGTGCTCAACCCTTCGAATTGGACTGAAATTGGAACCCGAATTTGATGTTGGAAGTAAGCAAATAATtgtattgtttgttttgaacttCTGTTGAttgaaatttcggaaaatctaGGCTTTGAATAAACGATTCCAGACTGTAATAATGCTTTTTCTTCAATTTGAAAGGACATTTTAATAGACATAAAAGTGttctacaaataaaaaattcgAAATCAGAGAATAGAATGAAttgaagtagttttttttttcgaggtttgagaaaatatttttttttatcaattttgctttatttttgccttcctcaccttactgatgaaatgaaaaaactcgaaaactgaacttcttaattcgaccttcacgtatacctatcgactcagaatcaaattttaaacaaatgtctgtgcgtgtgtcagGATGTGAGTTcgtgcaccaaaaaaaaaatgcactcgactatctccggactggttgaaccgatttggaccgttttggtctcattcgatccttaaggccctagttaatattatgcagtttaaaaaagtacttcaaaagttatgctaataaACGACTTTGGCTAacgttcggaagattgtaaaaatttaTTACATGGCCGGATCTATCAAGTGaacgaaagacctttccacTGAGTACAAAAGATTAAAAAGATTTAGAgagtccagaagactttttttcatgtctcggcgataTCATTCGAAAAAAGTCGGTCTCGTTCCTGTACATCTTttgaccagctcccatacaaattttcttattttcttcatACCCCTTATTACGATATGTTATACCTCCGTATACAGTTTATTCAagagtaaaaaataatttaatatacgTTTTTATAATATGACTAAGAGTGAAAGCATACCACAATATATACACCGAGTCAGTTTATTTTATCGGAGATCTGTTTTttactaaatataaaaataggtATTTGGTCTGTGCCCAATTTGAAGCTACAGAAACAACTATTGAATTTAAGCTGATTCAAGCTTCTTATTCATTTAAACCATTATTAAAAGCTAAAAcgtggaaatttttaaatacatttatttaagaaaatcaatttACACAAATATACCTGTGATGCATAGGATCGAAATACAGATTTTTATGTATTTCTGGCGTGACTGCTGACTTAgagaaatatttggaaaaaccAGCCTctcaaatgattttcaaaaaaaaaacttcttaaaaTCTCCAAATCCTTTTCAGGATCTAGTTGTACAGCTTTGGTTTTttccacaaagttgtaaagcattacattgtagaaaaactggtgccattgcattagaatgcattaaaacatcacaaacgttaaagcggccaggcctacagCGTGgagtttaccgcagagatgattcgttgaaatggGTCGAATTTGAGCATGGAGTGTTCATACAACAAAGCGGACAGCCccactgcgttgtgtttacattagagaagattctgtgaacgaaacaaatttcacagaatcatccAGTGAGTTAGTCAGCCACAAGTACGAAGAGCCCTAAGAGAAGGAGGAGACCATCGGGCTAAGGGCTATGAGgtcatcatttgatttttttctggtagTACAGAGGGGTTTCAACAGGAGTAGAGAGAGCCCGACACGTCGGAGCAACGCTTCGAGTCGGCAGTCAGCGGCTCACAGATGAGTGCCGTGACCCACTATGGTACAAGAAAAGTAGTTGGTAGTCAGAAAGACCCAGGCTGAAGGCTGAGGAGCAGCAAAAAAGAGAACACAATGTGCTTAGGAGAACCAGAAAGCTTAACCCGGCTTGAAACCTGATCAAAGGAAGATGAGTTAAAGATGCGCTAAAACGGCAAGCTAGTAGTTACAACCGTAGTAGGGCAGCTAGCAAAGAGTAAAGACGCGTAAGCGCAATGTTAGACAGAGAGAGAAAGCGAGGAGCAGAGCGATAAAGCATTGTTTAAACAGAAGCCGTAACATTTAGTTACACCGTAAGACGATTGTTAAGGAACGGCGAGTAACATATTATTACACAGCAAAGAGAGATCCGAAAGCTAGCATTGGTAGAGACACAGCGTAAAGAGACGAATGTAGTTTACAGAGTAGGACGACCGTAACTGTATTGACAGACAGCGTAATCAATTCTTAGACGAGTTGAAAGAGAATAGGTGCACGTGTAATGATAAAGGCTCAAGGCGAGCCAGACTGAATGTTATGGTGATCCAAGGAGACCAGCAATTGTCAAGTACGGTGTAGCGACAATGTTACGAGGACGGTGAACCAATTGTTACGGTGTAAGACGCAAAGAATAGCGTAATAGAGGCGGTGTAACATAAATGTGTACGAGGGAGAGGGTGGTAAGATACAGATGTAACGTAAGAGAAGGTGTACGCAAAGTTATCCGGTGAGTAAACAACAGCGTTCCTAGCGTGTCTAACCACAAAGTGATTAGCGGATGTAAAGCGAAATTATTACGGTGATACCGCATAATGACCTGTAAGGTGATAACCAAGCTTCGTAACGGTGTACTAAATGCATTAGGTGGTGTAGAACAATGTGTACAGGCGAATTATTTGTGTTGCAGAGGGGGACCGACACAGAGGAGCGACGCGTGTCCGATCCCTTCCTACCTGTGTCCAAGCGACAAAGTTACGACGCCGGTCTGTATAGACGAAGGTTACGTGGAGTAACGAGTGATAGGCGGTGTAACAGGAATCAGGTTCCGGTGAGTAACGAATGGAGTGCGAGAGAGTGTGAACGAATGTTAACCGGTGTCACAATAGAATGTGGTACAAGTCAAAAACATTTGGAGGCTAGAGACGACTAGTATGACGAATAGTTGTTATACAGGCAAGGTGTCGCGCCAATATTCCAACAGATGGTTATTTAATCATAAGCAGCTAGGGTTAGAGAGAGGCCCCGTGCTTTAAGAGCGCCATGGTTAAGTTGCATGGGAGGGTATCACTGAAACCAGGATTGAAACAGCAAATGGGAAAGGGCTAAGCCGAGAACCAGCGGAGTTAATATGTGAACCTATACGCTAAGACCGGTGTTTCAGATTTGGGAGAAAGACCTAGAACGTGGCAGATCATCCATTCCAAAAAATCGTTgttaatttaagataggtacgTAATTTTACATTCTGGTTATTCTGATATATTGGAGCTAGTTTGTTTATTAAGGATTAATAAAGTGAggctattttttcattaatttgtagATTTAGATCCTTTAATAAATGGTTCGTATTTTCCTAAAATAAGATGATATACACGTTCTTTAGTAAACTAtaaatttttttcagtaatCATCGTGATCCAGACCTCCAGAAAACGCAGGCAGTTCACCAGCCGTAATTGACCAGAGGCATAAAGAACACATAGACAACGGTAAGAGCAGGTCTATGGACGACCGTTTCGCAGAGCAAAAGTAGACTAATTCATAGTCAAGCAAGTCGGCCAATGAAGAGGCTGTAGCCAGATCAGTCCAGAGTGCCAACGCGCTCGACGGGACAACAAGCACAGCAGAAGAAAGAGACAGAGAAGCCACGACCCAAGGACCCTCAGAAGAGGCCACAGCAGAAGGACCCCAGAGATAAGCAAACGACTACCGGAGCCCGAACACAACAAGAAGCGTACATCAACCACGAACAAGACCACAGCAGACCCACTAAACGAAGCACAAGGAGGACGGTTGAAAGACCCACCCGCGTCCCCGGACAGAACAACACTAAGACTGAAAGCCAGAGGTACAAAAGAGGAGAAGAAGAGAAAGACGACAGCAGCGCCAACAACCTGGGCGAGCCGGAGACAGGTCCAACACCCGTCCGGGACACGAGACGCCCAGAGACGCAGCAGAATACAGAAGCGGAGCCCGAGCTCAGACACCACCAGATAGATCAATAGCAGAGCAGAGTCACGTAGCCGCCAGACTCCGGTAACAGGACCACCAGACAGGACCGCGGCTAGGCCACCCGCATCACGGGGCCTGGAGTTTCCAATGAGCCGCTGGTGGCAAGCGCTTCGACGAGGTACTCCTTCTACGGTCGGCGAGAGATGATC harbors:
- the LOC120429780 gene encoding uncharacterized protein LOC120429780, whose product is MTPSRFALVVGVSCLMMATVAWGTDQAAAAAQQKKETEKPRPKDPQKRPQQKDPRDKQTTTGARTQQEAYINHEQDHSRPTKRSTRRTVERPTRVPGQNNTKTESQRYKRGEEEKDDSSANNLGEPETGPTPVRDTRRPETQQNTEAEPELRHHQIDQ